The genomic window CGACGCTGGCGGGGGGGCCTGGGGGTGGGGCAGGGGTGGCACTAACGGCGCTGTCCCGGCGCAGGAGCGTTCCTCGTGGGCTTCCCGTTGGTCGTCTCGTCGCTGGGCTTCACGGCCGCCGGCATCGCCGCGGGCTCCGTAGCCGCCAAGATGATGTCGGTGGCGGCCATAGCCAACGGCGGCGGGGTGGCTGCGGGCAGCACCGTAGCCGTGCTGCAGTCGATCGGTGAGTTGGGGCGGGTGGGCTACAGGAGGAGCTTGGGGTGATGAACTCGGCTTGCTTTAACCCTTGGGTTCATTCACCCACAAGTACGGGGAAGGGATAAAGCCGTGGTGGGGAAGGGGGTGGGGGCCTGCTGGGATAAGGGCCCCTGGGCTGCCGAGAGCAGCGCTCGTGTCCGTGCGCGACGCGGGGGTCAGAAGCGGGGGGGCGGTCAGAAGAGTCCTCGGCTGCCTCCGCCCCGCGCTGACATCGGCCCCTctctgtccctgcaggagcCGCGGGGCTGTCCCTTGGTGCCAAAGTCGGGCTGACCTCCGCCTTCGCCTCGCTCGGGGCGCTGATCGGTTCGAAGATCCCTTCCGGGGAGGATGATGAAGCCGAGGAACCAGCTGCTGCGTGACCAGCGCTGGGACCGTACCCTCAACCCAGGGCAATGAGAGCGTGAACTCAATAAACGTGAAGCAGAGGAGGTGTCCTGGGGGCTGAGTGTGTCGGCGTGCGGcgaggctggggctggggccgggAAGGAGGAGGTCGGGGTTtgtggcttccagctcctgggGTCGGAGCAGCTGGAGAACGCGGTCGCAGTGCTCGTGGGACCTCGATTTCCGTGTGTGGGACTTTGGGGGTTtgtggtgggagctgctggggggctctgctgcaggagcgAGCCAACGTAACAGGAAAGGACGAGGTACTCCTTCACCGAGGTTAAAGGTTTTTAATCACTTTTCCAGAATACAGATACGATTCAAACAAAAACTATTTGGGGGGGGAAGGGTCTCGGTAATTCATTTATTAATACCATACATTGAACTCTATAAATTCTcatataaggaaaagaaaagtctttttcatCTAGGTTATGACGCGCTGGCGACCTGTTTAAATCTTTTGGAGTGACTCTTTGCAGCCGTATAGCACCTTTCATCACGGGGCTGCAAAGCATCCCGCAGAATTCAGCCTCATTGTGCCCAAACGAGGTAGGAAAGTCCGGCCCATTTACAGAGAGGTGCAACCGAGGGGCGAGGGAGCACACGCGGGGTatcagcacacagcagcagtgagcacgCACCgggccctgggctgcagggggagcgggcaggagcagccccaccAACCCCTTCCCCCGAGGGCAGAGCCCCTCCGGCTCCACGAGGCCTTTCCCGAGGGTTCTGCCTTGTTGCCTGACAAATAAACGGGGAGGGAGGAGCTGAGGGGCTCCCGTTGCAGCCCCCTGGTACTGCAGGTATGATGCCCGTGGGCTCAGGCTGCGTGGGAGCAGGGGGTCGGCAGCTGCTGAGTGCACTCGTGCAGGTGGGAGGCAGCTGCAGATTCGGTGTTGGAGGCTTTATTCAGCTCGAGAGCTCCCTGCAACAgatttcctccttccctccaagCAAGTGCTAACCTACAGCGCTCCTGGCTTTTCTTTGATACAACCCCAATCTCTGCTGAAAAAGCCCCTAGCTCAGCGGCCGTTCCTGCAGACATTGCCATTTGCCCAGGGATGGAGGAGCTGCGTCCTAGGTGCAGGAACACTTGCAAGCCCGGGTTCTCGACCTGTTTGTCTCAGCTGGGCCCCGTGCTCACATTCACCGCTTCCTCTTCACTTCTGCACTGCTCACGGGATGGAAACGCGTTGCCCGCTTGGTTACCAAACCCAAAGGCTTGGCAGCACGCTCGGCAGCACCGCCACGAACCCGGccctgcagctttgctgctgtgaaCACACCTGCAGGAAACGAGCAGGGACttcactgcagctctgagggGACAGCGCTTGGCTGGAGCCTGCAGCCAGAGAAACCCAGCGCCTTCCTCCAGCTCAATTGTTCATTAAGGTGGCAGAGCGCTCCCTATGATAACGGAGCTTCTTTTGGCACCTCTGCAAACAAACACCGCCAGGAAAGCTGCACGACCCTGGGAACTGCAGCTCCCTATGGCAGCACCCTCGGCCACGAGGAACCTCCCCAGCCGGCAGCcacagcctcacctctgtgtgCCGAGCCACAGCCGGGCACGGCGTGTGGGCAGGGGAAGGCACACGGAGAGAGGAGGCATCCAGCCCAGCCGCAGGGACATCGCCTTCCTCGCGCTCATCTCTGTGGTTCCTCTCTCCGCTCTGAGACCACCACgagatttttctccttgagaGAACTTGCCCATCAATGAGCAGCGCCCCACGGCTAGCGGATGACTCAGCTACCTCTTATTCCAAACAACTTTTTCTACGTAGCGGTCAGGACGTCAGCGCCGCGTCCATCTACGCACCGCAGTCCTCCAAGCCCAGGACCTGGGTCACGTGCGTGGCTgggagctctgggcagccccgATAGCCCCAGCACAACACCAGGAATGGAAACTGAAAGCACTCGCTCTGATCCTCGCTGCGCCCAGCCCTGTCTCAGAGCCATAAAACCAAAGCAGTCAGTACCACGGTGAacagctctgcctccagccagCCTCGCCGCTAGGGATTTACCTCTCCTTGCCAAGAGAACACAGGGGGCAAATCCATTCTAagtacctggaaaaaaaaaaaaaagaaaaatggacaTACGTGGAAGCGTTCACCAAAAAAAGATGGccttcagagaaagcaaaatgaacgCGTCGCTCCTAATGTACAAACATCCTGCTTTATTCTAGGGGAATGTGCCCGCCCATCCAGGGGCAGCTCCCCCCCCCTGCTCGGAGCAGCGCTGCTCCGGGTGCTGCCCAatgctgctcagccccaggcaAAGCAGAGCATGGATGCAGCCtggcacggccccgagctgctgcaCTCACACGTGGGGTGCCCAGGAACCGCGCAGCTCCCggctccttcccttctccaaacgTTGAGGTTTGGACACTGCTCCGTGCAACGCGTGCGGCTCGGGCTTCTTTTCAccccccctgcagccccagcccctgggTCACCgagttctttcttttcccttggaACACTCTCGGCCATCCCGGCACAAAAGGCCGTGCCTGCTATCCAAGTATTTTAACGTTCCTGTGGGGAGGGACAGGTCCGTGCTCACAGAACATGGAATGA from Numida meleagris isolate 19003 breed g44 Domestic line chromosome 22, NumMel1.0, whole genome shotgun sequence includes these protein-coding regions:
- the LOC110387408 gene encoding interferon alpha-inducible protein 27-like protein 1 isoform X1, which codes for MNGSLRAALVKSRPGGAMGPFTKAAIGGSVAAGAFLVGFPLVVSSLGFTAAGIAAGSVAAKMMSVAAIANGGGVAAGSTVAVLQSIGAAGLSLGAKVGLTSAFASLGALIGSKIPSGEDDEAEEPAAA
- the LOC110387408 gene encoding interferon alpha-inducible protein 27-like protein 1 isoform X2, encoding MLQAAAMGPFTKAAIGGSVAAGAFLVGFPLVVSSLGFTAAGIAAGSVAAKMMSVAAIANGGGVAAGSTVAVLQSIGAAGLSLGAKVGLTSAFASLGALIGSKIPSGEDDEAEEPAAA